A part of Eubacterium sp. AB3007 genomic DNA contains:
- a CDS encoding KH domain-containing protein: MIELVETIAKSLVDDPEQVVVTETMEGQESILQLQVAAGDMGKVIGKQGRIAKALRTVVKAAATKEKKKVVVKIGQDEEPVSADTGEENAEV; this comes from the coding sequence ATGATCGAACTGGTTGAAACCATTGCAAAGTCTCTCGTGGATGATCCGGAACAGGTTGTCGTGACCGAGACCATGGAAGGGCAGGAAAGCATCCTGCAACTCCAGGTGGCGGCAGGAGACATGGGCAAGGTGATCGGCAAGCAAGGCCGCATAGCCAAGGCGCTCCGGACAGTCGTGAAGGCTGCTGCAACGAAAGAAAAAAAGAAAGTCGTCGTGAAGATCGGTCAGGATGAGGAACCGGTCTCTGCCGACACCGGCGAGGAAAACGCCGAAGTATAG
- a CDS encoding ABC transporter ATP-binding protein, whose product MSEKKQDKGVAIAFRHVTKTYKLYKNDKQRFRAIFFKNTKCKRRDAVHDLNLEIHKNESVALFGRNGAGKSTALKMITQVTYPTSGEVKVNGRVSALLELTAGFDPEFTGRENIYFRGSLLGLKKDQIQKIEPLVEDFAELGEYMDQPVRTYSSGMKARLGFAINVNIDPEILIVDEALSVGDKSFQNKCLSKVRELTEEKNITFLFVTHSTKVAADFCTRGVVMKKGKKVFDGDIHEAIAFYDDMISKEDAARRKKKK is encoded by the coding sequence ATGAGTGAAAAGAAACAAGACAAAGGGGTGGCCATCGCCTTTCGGCACGTCACCAAGACATACAAGTTATATAAGAACGACAAGCAGCGTTTCCGCGCCATCTTCTTCAAGAATACCAAATGTAAGAGGCGGGATGCGGTTCACGATCTGAACCTGGAGATCCACAAGAATGAGTCGGTGGCTCTGTTCGGTCGAAACGGGGCCGGAAAGTCCACCGCGCTCAAGATGATCACACAGGTCACCTATCCCACCAGTGGTGAGGTCAAGGTGAACGGCAGGGTCAGCGCACTGCTGGAATTGACGGCAGGCTTCGATCCGGAATTCACCGGCAGGGAGAATATCTATTTTCGAGGCAGTCTCCTCGGACTTAAGAAGGACCAGATCCAGAAGATCGAGCCTCTGGTAGAGGATTTTGCTGAACTGGGGGAATACATGGATCAGCCGGTGCGTACCTATTCCAGTGGAATGAAGGCGCGCCTTGGGTTTGCGATCAACGTAAACATCGATCCGGAAATCCTCATCGTGGACGAGGCACTCAGCGTGGGAGACAAGTCCTTCCAAAACAAGTGTCTGAGCAAGGTTCGGGAATTGACCGAGGAGAAGAACATCACCTTTCTGTTTGTGACTCATTCTACCAAGGTAGCGGCAGATTTCTGTACCCGCGGTGTCGTTATGAAGAAAGGCAAGAAGGTCTTTGACGGGGATATCCATGAGGCAATCGCCTTTTACGATGACATGATCTCGAAGGAAGATGCGGCAAGACGAAAGAAAAAGAAATAG
- the ylxM gene encoding YlxM family DNA-binding protein translates to MNDIARESLLYDFYGSLLTSKKRHVMELYHEENLTLSEIAEETGVSRAAVHDSLKSAEQKLEEYEDKLGMVAKLMAQEKAFRRIRSLLAESQATCGEEIDGILTELERV, encoded by the coding sequence TTGAACGACATTGCGAGAGAAAGCCTGCTCTACGACTTCTACGGCAGTCTTCTGACAAGCAAGAAGCGCCACGTCATGGAGCTGTATCATGAGGAGAACCTGACGTTGTCCGAAATCGCTGAGGAGACCGGCGTCTCCAGAGCGGCTGTCCACGACTCTCTGAAGAGCGCGGAACAAAAGCTGGAGGAATACGAGGACAAACTGGGTATGGTGGCCAAACTGATGGCACAGGAGAAGGCCTTTCGCCGGATACGGTCGTTGCTGGCGGAGAGCCAGGCGACCTGCGGGGAGGAGATCGACGGCATACTTACAGAACTTGAAAGGGTATAG
- the rimM gene encoding ribosome maturation factor RimM (Essential for efficient processing of 16S rRNA): MGKILIGKIVNVFGIAGEVKVYSYSGEADRFETLEHLTIGEKDYHIQEVKYAKGMPVLRLAGVCSRDDAERLRGKEVFMDEEDLKELPEGEYYIRDLVGMEVVQDDSGEHLGVLREILTDRPQDLYVVELDDGRRIMIPGVDAFVRSIDMEHGSIAVSLIEGMV, encoded by the coding sequence ATGGGAAAAATTCTGATTGGAAAAATCGTAAATGTTTTTGGGATCGCGGGGGAGGTAAAGGTCTACAGCTATTCTGGAGAGGCTGACCGCTTTGAAACACTGGAGCATCTTACCATTGGTGAGAAGGATTATCACATTCAGGAAGTCAAGTATGCCAAAGGAATGCCAGTGCTCCGCCTTGCCGGAGTATGCTCCCGCGACGATGCAGAAAGACTTCGGGGGAAAGAGGTCTTCATGGACGAAGAGGATCTGAAAGAACTTCCGGAGGGAGAATACTACATCCGGGACCTGGTCGGTATGGAGGTAGTTCAGGATGACAGTGGGGAGCATCTTGGCGTTCTGCGAGAGATCCTGACAGATCGGCCGCAGGATCTCTATGTCGTTGAACTGGATGACGGTCGGCGCATCATGATCCCCGGTGTGGATGCTTTTGTGCGGAGCATTGATATGGAACACGGGAGCATCGCCGTATCACTGATAGAGGGGATGGTGTAG
- the sppA gene encoding signal peptide peptidase SppA: protein MEDRVNVIEVNSPQTDGPKKKGWKKGLLIFVIILVAIIAIGSISIALLGDSEEKGSLLIGDNGHISMHAPYVGELYVEGTIGGAAGGLLGGSNYDYQHLWTLDRIDEMMDDKYNKGILLYVDTPGGAVFETDELYLKLKEYREKTGRPVYTYMASEAASGGYYISAATDKIYANRNCWTGSIGVIMGPMYDVKDLLDKYGVKTVTIASGENKAMGSSTAHMTKEQKEILQAMIDEAYDQFVGCVAEGRGMEEKKVRELADGRIYTARQAKANGLVDEIGSREDTWAAMKTKGGLGNAKLTPILYDPELSWADKLVGAATSLGQSRADSDLAAIKSLMEQNQKVPIYYMAPSQK, encoded by the coding sequence ATGGAAGACAGAGTCAACGTAATAGAAGTGAACAGTCCACAGACGGATGGTCCGAAGAAAAAAGGCTGGAAAAAGGGCCTGTTGATCTTCGTGATCATTCTGGTGGCGATCATTGCCATCGGAAGTATCTCCATTGCCCTTCTGGGGGATAGCGAGGAGAAGGGCAGTCTGCTGATCGGTGACAACGGGCATATCTCTATGCATGCTCCTTATGTAGGGGAACTTTATGTCGAAGGAACGATCGGTGGGGCGGCAGGCGGGCTGCTGGGAGGCAGCAACTATGACTACCAGCACCTCTGGACGCTGGATCGCATCGATGAGATGATGGATGATAAGTACAACAAGGGGATCTTGCTGTATGTGGATACCCCGGGTGGCGCGGTATTCGAGACGGACGAACTGTATCTCAAACTGAAGGAATACCGTGAAAAGACCGGTCGGCCGGTATATACATACATGGCTAGCGAGGCGGCCTCCGGAGGCTACTACATTTCGGCCGCAACGGACAAAATCTACGCCAACCGGAATTGCTGGACCGGATCCATCGGAGTAATCATGGGTCCAATGTATGATGTAAAGGATCTCCTGGATAAGTACGGCGTCAAGACCGTTACCATTGCGTCAGGCGAGAACAAAGCCATGGGAAGCAGCACCGCACACATGACGAAGGAACAGAAGGAGATACTTCAGGCCATGATCGACGAAGCCTATGACCAGTTCGTGGGTTGCGTGGCTGAGGGACGCGGCATGGAGGAGAAGAAGGTCCGGGAACTTGCAGACGGACGGATCTACACCGCCAGGCAGGCGAAGGCAAACGGACTTGTGGATGAGATCGGTTCTCGGGAGGACACCTGGGCAGCCATGAAAACCAAGGGCGGGCTGGGGAACGCAAAACTCACACCTATCCTTTACGACCCGGAGCTCAGCTGGGCCGACAAACTGGTTGGCGCAGCTACTTCCCTCGGGCAGAGTCGCGCGGACTCCGATCTTGCTGCTATCAAGTCACTGATGGAACAAAACCAAAAGGTGCCGATCTACTACATGGCACCAAGCCAGAAATAG
- the rpsP gene encoding 30S ribosomal protein S16 has translation MVKIRLKRMGAHKKPFYRVVVADSRTQRDGRFIEEIGYFDPMAEPNVINIDEEKAKKWLGEGAQPTDTVRDLLKKSGIIE, from the coding sequence ATGGTAAAGATCAGACTGAAGAGAATGGGCGCACACAAGAAACCTTTCTATAGAGTAGTGGTAGCGGATTCCCGCACACAGAGAGACGGAAGGTTCATCGAGGAGATTGGATACTTTGATCCTATGGCTGAGCCGAACGTGATCAACATCGACGAGGAGAAGGCTAAGAAGTGGCTGGGTGAGGGTGCACAGCCGACCGATACTGTGAGAGATCTTCTGAAGAAGTCTGGAATCATTGAGTAA
- the trmD gene encoding tRNA (guanosine(37)-N1)-methyltransferase TrmD has translation MRFDVLTLFPEMFSAVDASMTGRAMENGIIELNVVNIRDYSNDKHNKTDDTPYGGGPGMVMMADPVFGALRGVGAENKRIVYMSPRGRIIDKALLTELAEEPSLVVLCGHYEGMDQRVLDAWDIEELSIGDYILTGGELPAMVLIDAVSRLLPGVLSSKESALEESIYSGLLEFPQYTRPREYEGREVPEILLSGDHRKIDLWRFEESLKLTARQRPDLFDRFVKEHCSLAKDEKKVMEKILGML, from the coding sequence ATGCGTTTTGACGTGCTCACGCTGTTCCCGGAGATGTTCTCCGCCGTCGATGCCAGCATGACAGGACGTGCCATGGAAAACGGCATCATCGAACTGAACGTGGTGAACATTCGGGATTACAGCAACGACAAACACAACAAGACGGATGATACACCCTACGGCGGAGGGCCTGGCATGGTGATGATGGCAGACCCTGTTTTTGGCGCGTTGCGGGGGGTCGGTGCGGAGAACAAGCGTATCGTGTATATGTCGCCAAGAGGTCGGATCATAGACAAAGCATTGCTCACAGAACTTGCGGAGGAACCATCGCTGGTGGTGCTCTGCGGACACTACGAGGGGATGGATCAGCGGGTACTGGATGCCTGGGACATCGAGGAACTTTCCATCGGAGACTACATCCTGACAGGAGGGGAACTTCCGGCAATGGTACTGATCGATGCAGTATCCAGGCTGTTGCCCGGCGTGCTATCCAGCAAAGAATCAGCGTTGGAGGAGTCGATCTATTCCGGACTACTCGAGTTTCCGCAGTACACAAGGCCCCGAGAATACGAGGGTCGAGAGGTGCCGGAGATCCTGCTCTCAGGAGACCACCGGAAAATCGACCTGTGGCGTTTTGAGGAATCGCTGAAGTTGACGGCGAGGCAGAGGCCAGACCTCTTTGATCGTTTTGTGAAGGAACATTGTAGTTTGGCGAAAGATGAGAAGAAAGTAATGGAAAAAATTCTTGGGATGTTGTAG
- a CDS encoding putative signal transducing protein, translating into MKLFRREEMIPQTDSPDNKYRWRGGAYLCTVNDSFQADMLESKLRSEGIPIQKKYIGSSGYLEIVFGSNLTGDIEIYVPEECLEDAKNVIVPVDLDDCEGTELEVE; encoded by the coding sequence ATGAAGCTGTTCAGAAGAGAAGAAATGATTCCTCAGACGGATTCGCCGGATAACAAGTACCGCTGGCGGGGCGGAGCATATCTTTGCACGGTCAACGACAGTTTCCAGGCGGATATGCTGGAATCCAAGCTGCGCAGCGAGGGCATTCCCATTCAGAAGAAATACATAGGGTCCAGCGGATATCTGGAGATCGTATTTGGAAGCAATCTGACAGGGGATATTGAGATCTACGTGCCGGAAGAGTGCCTGGAGGATGCAAAGAACGTTATCGTGCCAGTAGATCTGGACGATTGCGAGGGGACAGAATTGGAGGTAGAGTAA
- a CDS encoding CDP-glycerol glycerophosphotransferase family protein, which yields MSIVKKTKKRLRTLGRKIGKKNPVFRKWMRHWLKGHREGLYREFIERYEMDEKSVIFESFMGRQYTCSPRAIFEYMATSPDYEDYTFYVVLKKAVIESKLEEILEAYPLLKKAHIVMYCSQEYHRAYASSKYIFANSRIPSYIEIRPGQVFVQCWHGTPLKRLGYDIEMGENAAISTEELTEKYDMDACRYTYMVSPSAFVTEKYYSAFNLRQVNPGVKIVEEGYPRNDALFHPDEAQMQRTRQRLGIAPEDTRKLILYAPTWRDNQHKAGLGYTYELNVDFDKWKERLGEEYIVLFRAHYFIANSFDFSQYSDFVKDASVIDDINELYVIADLLITDYSSVFFDYADLKRPILFYMYDLEEYQGKMRDFYIDLATLPGDIVTEEDALLEKIKGMDYENFYDDRYRTFNETYNYLDDGHAAERVVKAIVG from the coding sequence ATGAGCATAGTAAAGAAAACCAAAAAACGACTTAGGACACTGGGCCGGAAGATCGGGAAGAAAAATCCAGTCTTCCGCAAGTGGATGCGCCACTGGCTGAAGGGGCACAGAGAGGGCTTGTATCGGGAGTTTATAGAGAGATACGAGATGGATGAGAAGAGTGTGATCTTCGAGTCCTTCATGGGAAGACAGTACACATGCAGCCCCAGAGCGATCTTTGAGTACATGGCCACCAGTCCGGATTATGAGGACTATACTTTTTATGTGGTCCTGAAGAAAGCAGTGATCGAAAGCAAGCTGGAGGAGATCCTGGAAGCCTATCCGCTTCTGAAGAAAGCCCATATCGTGATGTACTGCTCACAGGAGTACCACAGGGCTTACGCCTCCTCCAAGTACATATTCGCCAACTCCAGGATCCCTTCCTATATCGAGATCCGGCCGGGGCAGGTGTTTGTTCAGTGCTGGCACGGTACGCCTCTGAAGCGACTGGGCTATGATATTGAGATGGGGGAGAATGCGGCGATCAGTACGGAAGAACTGACGGAGAAGTACGACATGGATGCATGCCGTTACACCTACATGGTCTCTCCATCCGCCTTTGTGACGGAGAAGTATTACAGCGCCTTCAATCTGCGGCAGGTCAATCCTGGGGTGAAGATCGTGGAGGAAGGGTATCCGAGAAACGATGCTTTGTTCCATCCGGATGAAGCGCAGATGCAACGTACTCGGCAGAGGCTGGGGATCGCGCCGGAAGATACGCGGAAGTTGATTCTCTATGCGCCCACCTGGAGGGACAATCAGCACAAGGCCGGGTTGGGGTACACATATGAGTTGAACGTGGACTTTGACAAGTGGAAGGAGCGACTGGGCGAAGAGTACATCGTCCTGTTCAGAGCGCACTATTTCATTGCGAATTCTTTCGACTTTTCCCAGTACAGCGACTTTGTGAAGGACGCATCGGTCATCGACGATATCAACGAACTGTATGTGATCGCAGACCTTTTGATCACCGACTACTCCAGTGTGTTCTTTGACTATGCGGATCTGAAGCGTCCGATCCTGTTCTATATGTACGATCTGGAGGAGTACCAGGGCAAGATGCGGGACTTCTATATCGACCTGGCTACTTTGCCCGGAGATATCGTCACAGAGGAAGATGCGCTTCTGGAGAAGATCAAGGGCATGGATTACGAGAATTTCTATGATGACAGATACAGGACATTCAATGAGACTTACAACTATCTGGATGACGGCCATGCTGCAGAGCGCGTGGTGAAGGCGATCGTCGGATAG
- a CDS encoding LCP family protein translates to MSAGRHSAAAKVEGMALWKKLLIILALLLIAGGLGAYIYVGSVLDTMERDTEELRPRELSSVDVDGYLNILLLGVDSRKMKKSKLKNHNTDCIIVISINTETKKVNMTSIYRDCYTKIADTPTYTKINTAYAYKGAKGAIQTVNQMMDLNIENYVLFNFKMVAQVVNDVGGITVDVKEEEIDELNKYTKQTAKNIRQKKYHLVKKPGRQTLEGVQAVAYGRIRKGVGDDFKRTDRMRLVIKQVTAKMQLMEPSDMLVIMRHVLPYLKTSLSNNDIIALAQQLEGFSFGKSKGFPYDKGDGLVDGVSYVYPVDLTANVARFHEEVFKQKGYVPTETVQEISNTIASTMGQ, encoded by the coding sequence ATGAGTGCAGGCAGGCATAGCGCTGCGGCGAAAGTGGAAGGAATGGCCCTCTGGAAAAAACTGCTGATTATATTAGCTCTCCTGTTGATTGCGGGAGGCCTGGGTGCATATATCTATGTGGGGAGCGTTCTGGACACCATGGAACGTGATACGGAGGAACTTCGGCCCCGGGAGTTATCCAGCGTGGATGTGGACGGATATCTGAATATCCTGCTGCTGGGCGTGGACTCCAGGAAAATGAAGAAAAGCAAACTGAAAAATCACAACACGGACTGTATCATCGTCATCAGTATCAACACAGAGACCAAGAAAGTGAATATGACCTCGATCTACCGTGATTGTTACACCAAGATCGCCGATACTCCTACTTATACCAAGATCAACACCGCCTATGCCTACAAGGGCGCAAAGGGCGCGATCCAGACGGTCAACCAGATGATGGATCTGAACATCGAGAACTATGTGCTGTTCAACTTCAAGATGGTGGCACAGGTGGTCAACGATGTGGGAGGGATCACGGTGGATGTCAAGGAGGAAGAGATCGACGAGCTGAACAAGTATACCAAGCAGACTGCCAAGAACATCCGCCAGAAGAAATACCATCTGGTCAAAAAACCGGGAAGACAGACACTGGAGGGTGTGCAGGCCGTTGCCTATGGGCGTATTCGTAAGGGCGTCGGAGATGACTTCAAGCGCACCGACAGGATGCGGTTGGTGATCAAGCAGGTCACTGCCAAGATGCAGTTGATGGAACCATCGGATATGCTGGTGATCATGCGTCATGTACTTCCTTACCTGAAGACTTCCCTGTCTAACAATGACATCATCGCTCTGGCACAGCAGCTGGAGGGGTTCAGTTTCGGCAAGAGCAAGGGGTTCCCTTATGACAAAGGGGATGGCTTGGTGGACGGGGTCTCCTACGTCTACCCAGTGGATCTGACAGCTAACGTTGCAAGGTTCCATGAGGAGGTCTTCAAACAGAAGGGCTATGTACCTACGGAGACGGTGCAGGAGATCAGCAATACCATCGCCAGTACTATGGGCCAATAG
- the ffh gene encoding signal recognition particle protein, giving the protein MAFESLSEKLQNTFQHLKGKGVLTEKDIDAAMREVKLALLEADVNFKVVKEFVAEVKQDCLGEEVMKSLTPAQQVIKIVDQKLTELMGGTNTKINYSPTGFTTIMMAGLQGTGKTTTCGKLANFLKESGKKPMLVACDVYRPAAIDQLEVVGKACRTPVYTNRETRDPVQIAKEAREYAEKKGYNVLVIDTAGRLQIDEELMEELVNIKEKVKPHQILLVVDALTGQDAVNAAKGFNDKLDIDGIIMTKMDGDARGGAALSARKVTGKPILFMGVGEKYDALEAFHPDRMASRILGMGDLLSLIETAERDYDDAQAERTLERLKKNQFTLDDFLEQMGQVKKMGGLSKILEMLPGMSGAQMNNIDLEESEREFRQYEAIIQSMTKAERDDPNILNASRRKRIAAGCGLSVSKVNNLIKKYTEAKKMMKQFTDPKAMKRNRFLRNFM; this is encoded by the coding sequence ATGGCATTTGAGAGCTTATCGGAAAAACTACAGAATACATTCCAACACCTGAAGGGGAAGGGAGTCCTGACAGAGAAGGATATCGATGCCGCCATGAGAGAGGTCAAGCTGGCCCTCCTGGAGGCAGATGTAAACTTCAAGGTCGTCAAGGAATTCGTGGCTGAAGTCAAACAGGATTGTCTGGGCGAGGAAGTGATGAAATCTCTGACGCCGGCACAGCAGGTCATCAAAATCGTTGACCAGAAACTGACTGAGTTGATGGGCGGTACCAATACCAAGATCAACTACTCTCCTACAGGGTTCACCACGATCATGATGGCAGGCCTGCAGGGTACCGGCAAGACCACTACCTGCGGCAAGTTGGCCAACTTCCTGAAGGAATCAGGCAAGAAGCCTATGCTGGTGGCCTGCGACGTATACCGTCCAGCTGCCATCGACCAGCTTGAGGTGGTGGGGAAGGCCTGCCGCACGCCGGTCTATACCAATCGGGAGACCAGAGATCCTGTTCAGATCGCTAAGGAGGCCAGAGAATACGCTGAGAAGAAAGGCTATAACGTGCTGGTCATCGATACGGCGGGTCGTCTGCAGATCGATGAGGAACTCATGGAGGAACTGGTCAACATCAAGGAGAAGGTGAAGCCACATCAGATCCTCCTGGTGGTGGATGCGCTGACTGGTCAGGATGCGGTGAATGCCGCCAAGGGGTTCAACGACAAGCTGGACATCGATGGGATCATCATGACCAAGATGGACGGTGACGCCAGAGGTGGTGCTGCTTTGTCCGCCAGAAAGGTCACCGGAAAGCCTATTTTGTTCATGGGTGTGGGAGAGAAATACGATGCATTGGAGGCGTTCCATCCGGATAGGATGGCAAGCCGGATCCTGGGGATGGGCGACCTGCTCTCTCTGATCGAAACTGCAGAACGTGACTACGATGATGCGCAGGCAGAGAGAACGCTGGAACGCCTTAAGAAAAACCAGTTCACGTTGGACGACTTCCTGGAACAGATGGGTCAGGTAAAGAAGATGGGTGGCCTGAGCAAGATCCTGGAGATGCTTCCGGGGATGTCCGGAGCCCAGATGAACAATATCGACCTGGAGGAAAGTGAACGGGAGTTTCGCCAGTATGAGGCGATCATCCAGTCGATGACCAAGGCGGAGAGGGATGACCCGAATATCCTCAACGCCAGCCGCCGGAAGAGGATCGCGGCGGGATGCGGATTGTCTGTTAGTAAGGTCAACAACCTTATCAAGAAATACACAGAGGCCAAGAAGATGATGAAACAATTCACCGATCCGAAGGCCATGAAGAGGAATCGTTTCCTCAGAAATTTCATGTAG
- a CDS encoding ABC transporter permease: protein MNTIIEITRDHINFRMQLVKLAKSDIIKQYRGAALGWAWALIKPATTIFVFWFAFSVGIRHGNDMDGHPFFIWLIAGFVPWFYMSETITGGAGSIRKYRYLVKRIKYPVDTIPTFVSMSKLLVNLGLQVIMVAIFLLYGYSVDVYYLQFPLLILMSFVFFTSWSLFSAMLGAMSSDFNNLVKAMVQPLFWLSGILYDVNQIPYHWIREAMLYNPVTIIANGYRNMLVYDKWIWESPAEMRNYCIMLLIMMVLAIWAYGKLKKEIPDVL from the coding sequence GTGAATACAATTATTGAGATAACCAGAGATCATATCAATTTCCGAATGCAGTTGGTCAAGCTGGCCAAGTCGGACATCATCAAACAATATCGGGGTGCGGCGCTGGGGTGGGCCTGGGCCCTCATCAAGCCGGCGACGACGATCTTTGTGTTCTGGTTTGCCTTCTCGGTCGGGATCCGCCATGGCAATGACATGGATGGGCATCCGTTTTTCATCTGGCTCATCGCGGGCTTTGTGCCCTGGTTCTATATGAGCGAGACGATCACGGGAGGTGCTGGCTCTATCCGGAAATATCGGTATCTGGTGAAGAGGATCAAGTACCCGGTGGACACCATTCCTACCTTTGTGAGTATGTCCAAGCTGCTGGTGAATCTGGGGCTACAGGTGATCATGGTGGCCATCTTCCTTCTGTACGGCTATTCTGTGGATGTGTATTATCTTCAGTTTCCGCTGCTGATCCTGATGAGTTTCGTGTTCTTCACCAGTTGGAGTCTGTTCTCCGCCATGCTGGGGGCCATGAGCAGTGACTTCAACAACCTGGTCAAGGCTATGGTTCAGCCGCTGTTCTGGTTGTCCGGGATCCTTTACGATGTAAACCAAATCCCGTATCATTGGATCCGGGAGGCCATGCTGTACAATCCTGTGACTATCATCGCCAACGGCTACAGAAACATGCTGGTCTACGACAAGTGGATCTGGGAATCCCCGGCAGAGATGCGGAACTACTGCATCATGCTTCTGATCATGATGGTGCTGGCGATCTGGGCCTACGGCAAACTAAAGAAAGAGATCCCGGATGTATTGTAG
- a CDS encoding CDP-glycerol glycerophosphotransferase family protein, with protein MKKLVVKVIVGILSLIYMFIRLFPVGHRVTLVSWQSNRPTLDFRLLAEALRREDPSLEVVLLCRKMERTLPGMLAYIPQVLRQMKAFASSQMVVADSYCIPLSVLRHKDSLKVMQIWHALSAIKMFGWQTVGKETGTSPLIAETMHMHRNYDYIACASEVTATYFCEAFGYDHSYVVRLGLPRIDYILQEDPETVAAIREAYPFFENGRKNIYYVPTLRKITGVRFDDLATQIDRERYNLIVRLHPLDRYRQDLPHGEGIYYVNDFDTYSLMKACDAIISDYSSFVVEASLVDKALYLYTYDLEEYEQNTGLNVRYEEEAIGKYQFRDAGALVQAMEEPYDFAALHTFRQKFVDVDTEDCAGQMARFIIEKGC; from the coding sequence TTGAAAAAGCTGGTGGTGAAAGTGATCGTCGGAATTCTCAGCCTGATATATATGTTTATCAGGCTTTTTCCAGTGGGACACAGAGTGACACTGGTGAGCTGGCAGAGTAACCGACCGACTCTGGACTTTCGACTTCTGGCAGAGGCCCTCCGAAGGGAAGATCCTTCGCTGGAGGTGGTGCTTCTGTGTCGCAAGATGGAGCGGACCCTACCCGGCATGCTGGCATATATCCCACAGGTACTCCGCCAGATGAAGGCCTTCGCCTCCTCCCAGATGGTGGTGGCGGATTCCTACTGCATCCCTTTGAGCGTGCTCCGGCACAAGGACTCGCTTAAGGTCATGCAGATCTGGCATGCTCTCAGTGCCATCAAGATGTTCGGCTGGCAGACGGTGGGGAAGGAAACAGGCACCTCTCCCCTGATCGCGGAGACGATGCATATGCACCGAAACTACGATTATATCGCCTGCGCCAGCGAGGTGACGGCGACCTACTTCTGTGAGGCTTTCGGCTATGACCATTCCTATGTGGTCAGGCTTGGCCTCCCAAGGATCGACTACATCCTGCAGGAGGATCCGGAGACAGTGGCCGCGATCAGAGAGGCATATCCCTTCTTCGAAAACGGGCGGAAGAACATCTATTACGTGCCCACACTGCGAAAGATCACCGGCGTACGGTTCGACGATCTGGCAACACAGATCGACCGGGAACGCTACAACCTGATTGTCCGCCTTCATCCATTGGACCGGTACCGGCAGGACCTGCCCCATGGAGAAGGCATTTACTACGTTAACGATTTCGACACCTACAGCCTGATGAAGGCCTGCGATGCCATCATCAGCGATTACTCCTCCTTCGTGGTGGAGGCCAGCCTGGTAGACAAAGCCCTGTATCTCTACACCTATGATCTGGAAGAGTACGAGCAGAACACAGGGCTGAATGTACGCTACGAAGAAGAAGCTATCGGGAAGTATCAGTTCCGGGACGCAGGTGCTTTGGTGCAGGCCATGGAGGAGCCTTATGACTTCGCTGCATTGCACACCTTTCGGCAGAAGTTTGTGGATGTGGATACGGAGGACTGTGCCGGACAGATGGCACGGTTCATCATAGAGAAGGGGTGCTAG